The Paracoccus sp. MA genome contains a region encoding:
- a CDS encoding sigma-70 family RNA polymerase sigma factor, with amino-acid sequence MSDDILGHIPALRAYSRALCRSVPDAEDLVQETLLRAIENAHRYRPGTNMRAWLFTIMRNRFLTNCQKAARERTGAADCASLLAQVRPGQEWHLQATELQAALREMPRHYREAIILVGALGETYLDAARILDCDIGTIKSRVNRARSMLRRVLEPAL; translated from the coding sequence ATGTCGGACGACATACTCGGACATATCCCAGCCCTCCGGGCCTATTCGCGCGCCCTGTGCAGGTCGGTCCCCGATGCCGAGGACCTGGTCCAGGAGACCCTGCTGCGCGCCATCGAGAACGCCCATCGCTACCGGCCCGGCACCAACATGCGCGCCTGGCTGTTCACCATCATGCGCAACCGCTTCCTGACCAATTGCCAGAAGGCCGCGCGCGAGCGCACCGGGGCGGCGGATTGCGCCTCGCTGCTGGCGCAGGTCAGGCCCGGGCAGGAATGGCACCTGCAGGCGACCGAGCTGCAGGCGGCGCTGCGCGAGATGCCGCGGCATTACCGCGAGGCGATCATCCTGGTCGGGGCGCTCGGCGAGACCTATCTCGACGCCGCCCGCATCCTCGACTGCGACATCGGCACCATCAAGAGCCGGGTGAACCGGGCGCGTTCGATGCTGCGACGGGTGCTGGAGCCGGCGCTCTGA
- a CDS encoding cysteine hydrolase family protein, giving the protein MGPETLHLCIDMQRLFAPGSPWAVPWIERILPVVATLVTARPERTLFTRFIPPARLDAAPGSWARYYAQWPEMLRERLDGEWLELLPELARHAPPARVIDKPVYSPWHDGGLHRLLRGAGITTLVVTGGETDVCVLATVLGAVDLGYRVILVGDAVCSSTDRGHDAAMTLYRRRFSQQVETALLAEVLEAWSAG; this is encoded by the coding sequence ATGGGTCCCGAGACCCTGCATCTTTGCATCGATATGCAGCGGCTCTTCGCCCCCGGCTCGCCCTGGGCGGTGCCCTGGATCGAAAGGATCCTGCCCGTGGTCGCCACGCTGGTGACGGCGCGGCCCGAGCGCACGCTCTTCACGCGCTTCATCCCGCCCGCGCGGCTCGACGCGGCACCCGGCAGCTGGGCGCGCTATTACGCGCAATGGCCCGAGATGCTGCGCGAGCGGCTGGACGGCGAATGGCTGGAGCTGCTGCCGGAACTGGCCCGGCATGCGCCGCCTGCGCGGGTGATCGACAAGCCGGTCTATTCGCCTTGGCACGACGGCGGGCTGCACCGCCTGCTGCGCGGGGCCGGGATCACCACGCTGGTGGTCACCGGCGGCGAGACCGATGTCTGCGTGCTCGCCACCGTGCTGGGCGCCGTCGATCTGGGCTACCGGGTGATCCTTGTCGGCGATGCGGTCTGCTCCTCGACCGACCGGGGCCATGACGCGGCGATGACGCTGTACCGCCGGCGCTTCTCGCAGCAGGTCGAGACCGCGCTGCTGGCCGAGGTGCTCGAGGCCTGGTCGGCGGGCTGA
- a CDS encoding ABC transporter ATP-binding protein — MLEARGLCYRHDPRLPLIEDISLKIASGEILGLSGPSGCGKSTLARLLAGYLRPLAGQVLLDGAPAARGGPSPVQYLPQSPIQTMNPRWRIGRIIAEGAPPAPALAAKLGVEPGWTTRFPHELSGGQLMRVALLRAVAISPRFLIADEISAPLDAVAQAELWHVLLGLARETGIGILAISHDEALLSRIATRRIGFADRMAAIS, encoded by the coding sequence ATGCTTGAAGCCCGCGGCCTCTGCTATCGCCACGATCCCCGCCTGCCCCTGATCGAGGATATCTCGCTGAAGATCGCGTCGGGCGAGATCCTGGGTTTGTCCGGCCCGTCCGGCTGCGGAAAATCGACGCTTGCCCGTCTGCTTGCCGGCTACCTGCGGCCGCTGGCGGGACAGGTTTTGCTGGACGGCGCGCCGGCAGCCCGGGGCGGGCCTTCGCCGGTCCAGTATCTGCCGCAGAGCCCGATCCAGACCATGAACCCGCGCTGGCGCATCGGGCGCATCATCGCCGAAGGCGCGCCCCCCGCTCCCGCGCTTGCCGCAAAGCTGGGGGTGGAGCCCGGCTGGACGACCCGCTTCCCGCATGAGCTGTCCGGCGGACAGCTCATGCGGGTCGCCTTGCTCCGGGCAGTGGCGATCAGTCCGCGCTTCCTGATCGCGGATGAAATCAGCGCGCCGCTGGACGCGGTCGCGCAAGCCGAGCTATGGCATGTCCTGCTGGGTCTGGCCCGGGAAACGGGTATTGGCATCCTGGCGATCAGCCATGACGAAGCACTGCTGTCGCGCATCGCCACGCGCCGGATCGGCTTTGCGGACCGGATGGCCGCAATCAGCTGA
- a CDS encoding ATP-binding cassette domain-containing protein, whose amino-acid sequence MTHLLEIRNLSLRFPCGGMPLEDVTLTARPGEMMAIVGASGAGKSLLARAVLHLLPANARMGGNIRLNGIPLSPATAAGMRGRVLALVPQSVTFLDPLATVGQQIRWAARRAGLPRGFPVDQALARVGLPPEVARLYPGAISAGMARRVLRRLRALADAGRTVVVITHDLVTALPYADRVAVMRDGRILAEERAAAFSGDGSALLSDWSRRLWNALPQNAFDTAGRSTHA is encoded by the coding sequence ATGACCCACCTGCTGGAAATCCGCAATCTGTCGCTGCGCTTTCCCTGCGGCGGCATGCCGCTGGAGGACGTCACGCTGACCGCCCGCCCTGGCGAAATGATGGCCATCGTCGGCGCCTCGGGCGCAGGCAAAAGCCTGCTGGCACGCGCCGTCCTGCACCTGCTGCCCGCCAATGCGCGGATGGGCGGCAATATCCGGCTGAACGGCATCCCCCTCTCCCCCGCCACGGCGGCGGGGATGCGCGGCAGGGTGCTGGCGCTGGTGCCACAATCGGTGACCTTCCTCGACCCGCTGGCGACGGTGGGACAGCAGATCCGCTGGGCCGCCAGGCGGGCCGGGCTGCCGCGCGGCTTCCCGGTCGACCAGGCCCTGGCCCGCGTCGGCCTGCCGCCCGAGGTGGCCAGGCTCTATCCCGGCGCAATCTCGGCCGGCATGGCGCGGCGCGTGCTGCGGCGACTGCGCGCGCTGGCCGATGCCGGGCGCACGGTCGTCGTCATCACCCATGATCTGGTCACCGCCCTGCCCTATGCCGACCGTGTCGCGGTCATGCGCGACGGCCGCATCCTGGCCGAGGAGCGCGCCGCAGCCTTTTCCGGCGACGGCAGCGCCCTGCTGTCGGACTGGAGCCGCAGGCTGTGGAACGCGCTGCCGCAGAACGCTTTCGACACAGCCGGCAGGTCCACCCATGCTTGA
- a CDS encoding ABC transporter permease, giving the protein MSSIETAPRPRRRPAALPVHLLRPALGLLLLAALGIAAALIGDSAMRTDFQARFQPPALAHPFGTDQLGRDMLARTLAGLGVSMQVGFAAATISTIVAILLALAAGLHRATDAAVSFVIDLFLGLPHLVLLVLLSFVFGGGTQAVILAVALTHWPRLSRVLRAELMQVQASDYVRSSYALGRSRGFVLLRHVLPHLLPQAVVGFILLFPHAILHEAGLTFLGFGLEPSRPAIGILLADAMKTLAAGRWWLALFPGLCLLGLVLAFDGVGNAVRRALDPRSAAP; this is encoded by the coding sequence ATGAGCAGCATCGAGACCGCCCCGCGCCCCCGGCGCCGGCCCGCCGCCCTGCCCGTCCATCTGCTGCGCCCGGCGCTTGGATTGCTGCTGCTGGCGGCGCTGGGGATCGCGGCGGCGCTGATCGGCGACAGCGCGATGCGCACCGATTTCCAGGCGCGCTTCCAGCCGCCCGCCCTGGCCCATCCCTTCGGCACCGACCAGCTGGGGCGCGACATGCTGGCCCGGACCCTTGCCGGGCTTGGGGTCAGCATGCAGGTGGGATTCGCCGCAGCCACCATTTCCACCATCGTGGCCATCCTGCTGGCGCTGGCCGCGGGACTGCATCGCGCCACCGACGCGGCGGTGTCCTTCGTGATCGACCTGTTCCTGGGCCTGCCGCATCTGGTCCTGCTGGTGCTTTTGTCCTTCGTCTTCGGGGGCGGCACGCAGGCGGTCATCCTGGCGGTGGCGCTGACGCACTGGCCGCGCCTCAGCCGGGTCCTGCGCGCCGAGCTGATGCAGGTGCAGGCGTCGGACTACGTCCGCAGCTCTTACGCACTTGGCCGCTCGCGCGGCTTCGTCCTGCTGCGCCATGTCCTGCCGCATCTGCTGCCGCAGGCGGTCGTCGGCTTCATCCTGCTGTTCCCCCACGCGATCCTGCACGAGGCCGGGCTGACCTTCCTCGGCTTCGGGCTGGAGCCCTCGCGCCCCGCCATCGGCATCCTGCTGGCCGATGCCATGAAGACGCTGGCGGCGGGGCGATGGTGGCTGGCGCTGTTCCCCGGCCTCTGCCTGCTGGGGCTGGTCCTGGCCTTCGATGGCGTCGGCAATGCCGTGCGCCGGGCGCTGGACCCAAGGAGCGCGGCTCCATGA
- a CDS encoding ABC transporter permease, whose translation MDLPMMLAGRGLGRIIALRLMRLGLLLLAAAAAAFALMKLSPVDPVDAYLGPAIARLGPEQKALIAAAWGLDQPVLAQFTRWLTRILSGDAGWSTAYGAPVRTVLAERILPSLLLTLPAWLLSGVLGFGLGITAGIREGSLPDRIIRIYAYVTASAPTFWVALLALTLFSVNLGWTPLCCSGPIGALPQEVTWVQRLHHLILPLAVLSLLGIAQIALHTRAKVAELMKADHVLFALAQGARPGDIARRSIARNAALPALTIFFASIGEILGGAVLAEQVFAYPGLGRATVEAAMKGDVPLLLAITLLATLVVSTGNMLADILYRIVDPRMRGPAPVLREASEG comes from the coding sequence ATGGACCTGCCCATGATGCTGGCGGGCCGCGGTCTGGGCAGGATCATCGCCCTGCGCCTGATGCGGCTGGGGCTGCTGTTGCTGGCTGCGGCGGCGGCGGCTTTCGCGCTGATGAAGCTCTCGCCCGTCGACCCGGTCGATGCCTATCTGGGCCCCGCCATCGCGCGTCTGGGCCCCGAGCAGAAGGCGCTGATCGCCGCCGCATGGGGGCTGGACCAGCCCGTCCTTGCCCAGTTCACCCGCTGGCTGACCCGCATCCTGTCGGGCGATGCGGGCTGGAGCACCGCCTATGGCGCCCCGGTCCGCACCGTGCTGGCCGAGCGTATCCTGCCTTCGCTGCTGCTGACCCTGCCCGCCTGGCTGCTGTCGGGCGTGCTGGGCTTCGGCCTGGGCATCACGGCGGGGATCCGCGAAGGATCGCTGCCCGACCGGATCATCCGCATCTATGCCTATGTGACGGCCTCGGCCCCGACCTTCTGGGTGGCGCTGCTGGCGCTGACCCTGTTCTCGGTCAATCTGGGCTGGACGCCGCTTTGCTGTTCGGGCCCGATCGGCGCGCTGCCGCAAGAGGTGACATGGGTCCAGAGGTTGCATCACCTGATCCTGCCGCTTGCGGTCCTGTCGCTCTTGGGGATCGCGCAGATCGCGCTGCATACCCGCGCCAAGGTGGCCGAGCTGATGAAAGCCGATCACGTCCTTTTCGCGCTGGCCCAGGGCGCGCGGCCGGGCGACATCGCCCGGCGCAGCATCGCGCGCAATGCCGCCCTGCCGGCGCTGACCATCTTCTTCGCCTCCATCGGTGAAATCCTCGGCGGTGCGGTTCTGGCCGAGCAGGTCTTCGCCTATCCCGGCCTTGGCCGCGCCACGGTCGAGGCGGCGATGAAGGGCGATGTGCCGCTGCTGCTGGCCATTACCCTGCTGGCAACGCTGGTGGTCTCGACCGGCAACATGCTGGCCGATATCCTCTACCGCATCGTGGATCCGCGCATGCGCGGCCCGGCCCCCGTCCTGCGGGAGGCAAGCGAGGGATGA
- a CDS encoding ABC transporter substrate-binding protein has translation MPQRQSNPFSHIVALGVFAALAIAPAAGFSAPKTSLVLAIGGEPETGFDPLLGWGAYGHPLFQSTLLRRDADLAIQPDLATEWHLSEDRLTWTVTIRDDARFSDGTPLTARDVAFTFEQGKTSAGGLDLSVLDSASATDDRTVVFRLKKPWITFVENFLTLGILPAASYGPDYGRHPIGSGPYRFVSWREGEQLIVERNPEYYGKQPAFDRLTFLFTGEAAGLAAAQAGAVDIVSVPAPLAGNPPQKFRAVPVPTVDNRGLSLPFLPPQDELSPAGGKLGNAVTSDKAIRQAINIGLDREAIVEVALHGHGTPAWGPADGLPWQGRDDSLSFDLAGAKRLLDDAGWVEGKDGIRVKGGIRAAFPIHYPASDSTRQMLAETTAELLRPLGIEATPKGGSWSSIEKVMHAEPVVFGFGSHSPYQLFALYDGALAGVEYLNPTYYANPRVDALFAEAQAAPSLEQSYPLWSAAAAEYGVRGDAAWAWLVNLDHVYFVGECLDLGRTQVEPHGHGWPITASLAEWTWTCP, from the coding sequence ATGCCCCAAAGACAGTCCAACCCATTTTCGCATATCGTGGCCTTGGGGGTTTTCGCGGCGCTGGCGATCGCACCGGCGGCAGGCTTCTCCGCCCCGAAGACCAGCCTTGTCCTGGCCATCGGCGGCGAGCCGGAAACCGGCTTCGATCCCCTGCTGGGCTGGGGCGCCTATGGTCATCCGCTGTTCCAGTCCACGCTGCTGCGGCGCGATGCGGACCTGGCCATCCAGCCCGACCTGGCGACGGAATGGCACCTGTCCGAGGACCGGCTGACATGGACGGTGACGATCCGCGACGACGCCCGCTTCTCGGACGGCACGCCGCTGACGGCGCGCGACGTGGCCTTCACCTTCGAGCAGGGCAAGACCTCGGCCGGCGGGCTGGACCTGTCGGTGCTGGACAGCGCAAGCGCCACCGACGACCGCACCGTGGTCTTTCGGCTGAAGAAGCCGTGGATCACCTTCGTCGAGAACTTCCTGACGCTGGGCATCCTGCCTGCCGCCTCTTACGGCCCCGATTACGGCCGCCATCCCATCGGCTCGGGGCCTTACCGCTTCGTGTCCTGGCGCGAGGGCGAGCAGCTGATCGTCGAAAGGAATCCCGAATATTACGGCAAGCAGCCGGCATTCGACCGCCTGACCTTCCTGTTCACCGGCGAGGCCGCCGGCCTGGCGGCGGCGCAGGCGGGCGCGGTCGATATAGTTTCGGTTCCTGCCCCGCTTGCCGGCAACCCGCCCCAGAAATTCCGCGCCGTCCCCGTGCCGACCGTGGACAATCGCGGGCTGAGCCTGCCGTTTCTTCCCCCGCAGGATGAGCTCTCGCCCGCAGGGGGCAAGCTCGGCAATGCCGTGACCTCTGACAAGGCGATCCGGCAGGCCATCAATATCGGCCTCGACCGTGAGGCCATCGTCGAGGTCGCCCTGCACGGCCACGGCACCCCGGCATGGGGCCCGGCGGACGGGCTGCCCTGGCAGGGTCGGGACGACAGCCTGTCCTTTGATCTGGCGGGCGCCAAACGGCTGCTGGACGATGCGGGCTGGGTGGAAGGCAAGGACGGCATCCGCGTGAAGGGCGGCATCCGCGCCGCCTTTCCGATCCACTATCCCGCCTCGGATTCCACCCGGCAGATGCTGGCGGAAACCACCGCCGAGCTGCTGCGCCCGCTGGGGATCGAGGCCACGCCCAAGGGCGGCTCGTGGAGCAGCATCGAAAAGGTGATGCATGCCGAGCCGGTCGTCTTCGGCTTCGGCAGCCATTCACCCTATCAGCTGTTTGCGCTTTATGACGGTGCGCTGGCGGGGGTCGAATACCTGAACCCGACCTATTACGCCAATCCCAGGGTAGACGCGCTTTTCGCGGAAGCGCAGGCCGCGCCGTCGCTGGAGCAATCCTATCCGCTCTGGTCCGCCGCGGCCGCCGAATACGGCGTCAGGGGCGATGCGGCATGGGCGTGGCTGGTCAATCTGGACCATGTCTATTTCGTCGGCGAATGCCTCGACCTGGGCCGGACCCAGGTCGAGCCGCATGGCCATGGCTGGCCGATCACCGCATCATTGGCGGAATGGACATGGACCTGCCCATGA
- a CDS encoding fumarylacetoacetate hydrolase family protein, with amino-acid sequence MKILQFKSGKTLRLGICEGEQVVVLAAALAALRPDATAEQMAAVASTFDLLNAEGGLDLAADLVSEALARPDAAHVLPLASLELGAPITRPEKIIGVGSNYYDHLEEMGHDVPQIITNFPMYGNALVGTSDPIIIPRNSEMIGWEAELVLVIGRKARFVEREDAMDYLLGYSCGNEVVVVDHMRADRQLLRGKTQDSHAPMGPWIVTKDEVGDPSDLNIRLSVNGEEKQNGSTAGMVFDIPTIISFFSQYFTLRPGDVIFTGTPAGGSIGMKPPQWLKPGDHVEVEIERVGRLVNDCVAEKV; translated from the coding sequence ATGAAGATCCTTCAATTCAAAAGCGGCAAGACCCTGCGGCTGGGCATCTGCGAGGGCGAGCAGGTCGTCGTTCTGGCCGCCGCCCTTGCGGCGCTGCGTCCCGATGCGACGGCCGAGCAGATGGCGGCGGTCGCCTCGACCTTCGATCTGCTGAATGCCGAGGGCGGGCTGGACCTGGCCGCCGATCTGGTCAGCGAGGCGCTGGCCAGGCCCGATGCCGCCCATGTCCTGCCACTGGCCTCGCTGGAACTGGGCGCGCCGATCACCCGTCCCGAAAAGATCATCGGCGTCGGCTCGAACTATTACGACCATCTGGAAGAGATGGGCCATGACGTGCCGCAAATCATCACGAATTTCCCGATGTATGGCAACGCGCTGGTCGGCACCTCGGACCCGATCATCATCCCGCGCAACAGCGAGATGATCGGCTGGGAGGCCGAGCTGGTGCTGGTCATCGGCCGAAAGGCGCGCTTCGTGGAAAGGGAAGACGCGATGGACTACCTGCTGGGCTATTCCTGCGGCAACGAGGTGGTCGTCGTCGATCACATGCGCGCCGACCGCCAGCTCTTGCGCGGCAAGACGCAGGACAGCCATGCGCCGATGGGACCGTGGATCGTCACCAAGGACGAGGTGGGCGACCCTTCGGACCTGAACATCCGGCTAAGCGTGAACGGCGAAGAAAAGCAGAACGGCTCGACCGCGGGGATGGTCTTCGACATTCCGACGATCATCTCGTTCTTCAGCCAGTATTTCACGCTGCGGCCCGGCGACGTGATCTTTACCGGCACCCCCGCCGGCGGCAGCATCGGGATGAAGCCGCCGCAATGGCTGAAACCCGGCGACCATGTCGAGGTCGAGATCGAGCGCGTCGGCCGCCTGGTGAACGACTGCGTGGCCGAGAAGGTCTGA
- the purU gene encoding formyltetrahydrofolate deformylase, whose translation MSEKEYILTLSCDDQPGIVATVTGRLADFGGNILESAQFGDRTTGRFFLRIRFACPGDKTKDAIRHALTPAVSRFGLQLNLYEADRLPRIIVMVSRFDHCFEHLLYQIRVGWLKAEIVAVVSNHEDARASAEAAGLPYHHWPVTKENKAEQEKRLQDLADSTGADLIVLARYMQVLSNSFSKAQFGRIINIHHSFLPSFKGANPYHQAYDRGVKSIGATAHYVTADLDEGPIIEQQTERVSHTLSADDLVAVGRDIETRVLAKAVKLHLERRVFLNGHRTVVFE comes from the coding sequence ATGTCTGAAAAAGAATATATCCTGACCTTGTCCTGCGATGACCAGCCGGGCATCGTCGCCACCGTCACGGGACGGCTGGCCGATTTCGGCGGCAATATCCTGGAAAGCGCGCAGTTCGGCGACCGCACCACGGGCCGCTTCTTTCTGCGCATCCGCTTTGCCTGTCCCGGCGACAAGACCAAGGACGCGATCCGGCACGCCCTGACCCCCGCGGTCTCGCGCTTCGGGCTGCAGCTGAACCTCTACGAGGCCGACCGGCTGCCCAGGATCATCGTCATGGTCTCGCGCTTCGACCATTGTTTCGAACATCTGCTGTACCAGATCCGGGTCGGCTGGCTGAAAGCCGAGATCGTCGCGGTCGTCTCGAACCACGAAGACGCGCGCGCCTCGGCCGAGGCGGCGGGCCTGCCCTATCACCACTGGCCGGTCACCAAGGAAAACAAGGCCGAGCAGGAAAAGCGCCTGCAGGACTTGGCCGACAGCACCGGCGCCGACCTCATCGTCCTGGCGCGCTATATGCAAGTGCTTTCGAACAGTTTCTCCAAGGCGCAGTTCGGGCGGATCATCAATATCCACCATTCCTTCCTGCCCAGTTTCAAGGGCGCCAACCCCTATCACCAAGCCTATGATCGCGGCGTCAAAAGCATCGGCGCGACCGCCCATTACGTCACGGCCGATCTGGACGAGGGCCCGATCATCGAGCAGCAGACCGAGCGCGTCAGCCACACATTGTCCGCCGACGATCTGGTGGCCGTGGGCCGCGATATCGAGACGCGCGTGCTGGCCAAGGCCGTCAAGCTGCATCTGGAACGGCGCGTCTTCCTGAACGGCCATCGCACCGTGGTCTTCGAATGA
- the panE gene encoding 2-dehydropantoate 2-reductase, whose amino-acid sequence MRILVVGAGAVGGYFGARLAAAGRDVTFLVRARRAEQLRREGMQVVSPHGDLTIRPQLVEAAQIDGPYDLILLSVKAYTLDGAMEDFAPAVGPGTMILPALNGMRHIERLVESFGEKPVLGGACRVVAELNDKGQIVQMAEVQSLVYGERDGTISDRMRALDTIMQGAGFSAESSDRIMQIMWDKWVNLAALGGITCLLGGAVGQVASVPGGVRSATALCNEALAVAGAYGHAPTEQEAARVVSSLTNPDSKLTASMYRDMKSGGPVEAEQILGDMVEKAEAKGVEVPLLRAAAVSLRVYDASR is encoded by the coding sequence ATGAGGATACTGGTCGTTGGCGCAGGGGCCGTCGGCGGATATTTCGGGGCGCGGCTGGCGGCTGCGGGGCGCGACGTGACCTTCCTGGTCCGCGCGCGTCGGGCGGAACAGTTGCGGCGCGAGGGCATGCAGGTGGTCAGCCCGCATGGCGACCTGACGATCCGGCCGCAGCTTGTCGAGGCCGCGCAGATCGACGGACCCTATGACCTGATCCTGCTCAGCGTGAAGGCCTATACGCTGGACGGCGCGATGGAGGATTTCGCCCCCGCGGTCGGCCCCGGCACGATGATCCTGCCCGCCCTGAACGGCATGCGCCATATCGAGCGGCTTGTGGAGAGCTTCGGCGAAAAGCCGGTGCTGGGCGGGGCCTGCCGCGTGGTGGCGGAACTCAACGACAAGGGCCAGATCGTGCAGATGGCTGAGGTCCAGAGCCTCGTCTATGGCGAGCGCGACGGCACGATCAGCGACCGCATGCGGGCACTTGACACCATCATGCAGGGGGCGGGCTTCTCGGCGGAATCCTCGGACCGGATCATGCAGATCATGTGGGACAAATGGGTCAACCTCGCCGCGCTCGGCGGGATCACCTGCCTGCTTGGCGGCGCGGTCGGGCAGGTCGCCTCGGTCCCCGGCGGTGTGCGCTCGGCCACGGCGCTTTGCAACGAGGCGCTGGCTGTCGCCGGCGCTTATGGCCATGCCCCGACTGAGCAGGAAGCGGCGCGGGTCGTATCGTCGCTGACCAACCCGGACTCGAAGCTGACCGCCTCGATGTATCGCGACATGAAATCCGGCGGCCCGGTCGAGGCCGAGCAGATCCTGGGCGACATGGTCGAAAAGGCCGAGGCCAAGGGGGTCGAGGTGCCGCTGCTGCGCGCCGCCGCCGTGTCGCTGCGCGTCTACGATGCGAGCCGCTGA
- a CDS encoding mandelate racemase/muconate lactonizing enzyme family protein translates to MKVVKVEAIEIEQSGQVGIPSWRHVFARVHTDEGITGLGEVGMPFGTGAPAAAPMILTLAERFVLGRDPFDTETVWETMLRRSFWGEGGGPVIFGAMSALDAALWDIKGRALGKPVHRLLGAATPKPLRCYASQLQFGWDDVAVVPRGQPGEYREVAQAARAEGYDCVKVDPIMVDPTGVRNPNVRGLFTPEERRLFRARLEAIREGVGPDCDIIIELHSFSSSAGALQVSELAKDLGILFIEEPTHYNSTHAHMKVARRSDIPIATGEKLYTRWGFMPYLEGGAVDMIQPDVGLVGGISEAFKIAHLAHAYDVGVQAHICGSPLATAIGLQLEAAIPNFEIHEHHTFALKHTNRDLFEQDLQPVNGRFEVPTAPGFGMDFTAAAERQMIRQDVAL, encoded by the coding sequence ATGAAGGTCGTCAAGGTCGAAGCCATCGAGATCGAGCAATCCGGGCAGGTGGGCATCCCGTCCTGGCGCCATGTCTTCGCCCGCGTCCATACCGACGAGGGCATCACCGGGCTGGGCGAGGTCGGCATGCCCTTCGGCACCGGCGCCCCCGCCGCGGCGCCCATGATCCTGACCCTGGCCGAGCGTTTCGTGCTGGGCCGCGATCCTTTCGACACTGAGACCGTCTGGGAAACCATGCTGCGCCGCTCGTTCTGGGGCGAGGGCGGCGGGCCGGTGATCTTCGGCGCGATGAGCGCGCTGGACGCCGCGCTGTGGGACATCAAGGGCCGGGCGCTTGGCAAGCCGGTCCATCGCCTGCTGGGGGCGGCGACGCCCAAGCCGCTGCGCTGCTATGCCAGCCAGCTGCAATTCGGCTGGGACGATGTGGCGGTGGTGCCGCGCGGCCAGCCCGGTGAATATCGCGAGGTTGCGCAGGCCGCGCGTGCCGAGGGCTATGACTGCGTCAAGGTCGATCCGATCATGGTCGATCCGACCGGCGTCCGGAACCCCAATGTCCGCGGGCTGTTCACGCCCGAGGAGCGCAGGCTGTTCCGCGCCCGGCTGGAGGCCATCCGCGAAGGCGTCGGCCCGGATTGCGACATCATCATCGAGCTGCATTCCTTCAGCTCCTCGGCCGGGGCGTTGCAGGTTTCGGAACTGGCGAAGGATCTGGGCATCCTCTTCATCGAGGAACCCACGCATTACAACAGCACCCACGCCCATATGAAGGTCGCGCGGCGCTCGGACATCCCGATCGCGACGGGCGAAAAGCTTTATACCCGCTGGGGCTTCATGCCCTACCTGGAAGGCGGGGCCGTGGACATGATCCAGCCCGATGTCGGACTGGTCGGCGGAATCTCGGAAGCGTTCAAGATCGCGCATCTGGCCCATGCCTACGACGTGGGGGTGCAGGCGCATATCTGCGGCTCGCCCCTGGCCACGGCCATCGGGCTGCAACTGGAAGCGGCAATCCCGAACTTCGAGATCCACGAGCATCACACCTTCGCCCTGAAGCACACCAACCGCGACCTGTTCGAGCAGGACCTGCAACCCGTGAATGGCCGCTTCGAGGTGCCGACCGCCCCCGGCTTCGGCATGGATTTCACCGCCGCCGCCGAACGCCAGATGATCCGGCAGGATGTGGCGCTGTAA